From the genome of Homalodisca vitripennis isolate AUS2020 chromosome 8, UT_GWSS_2.1, whole genome shotgun sequence, one region includes:
- the LOC124367872 gene encoding uncharacterized protein LOC124367872 encodes MAVSKSLVLLLSVLAVAAAQSARVKKQVYLAGVHPYGAAVLGDDGSYWPGKYGPENIQVGPVAAPVVPGIAPYVAAPYAAPYAAAPYVAAPYVPLGGDDGSYWPGKYGPENIQVAH; translated from the exons GTCCTTCTTCTGTCCGTGCTGGCTGTGGCCGCCGCCCAGAGCGCTCGCGTCAAGAAACAGGTTTACCTCGCCG GAGTGCACCCCTATGGAGCTGCAGTTTTGGGGGATGATGGCTCCTACTGGCCCGGCAAGTACGGCCCTGAGAACATCCAGGTTGGCCCCGTCGCCGCCCCCGTAGTCCCCGGAATCGCCCCCTACGTTGCCGCCCCTTACGCCGCCCCCTACGCCGCCGCCCCCTACGTCGCTGCCCCCTACGTCCCCCTTGGTGGTGACGACGGATCTTACTGGCCCGGCAAGTACGGCCCTGAGAACATCCAGGTTGCCCACTAA